A single genomic interval of Streptomyces sp. BA2 harbors:
- a CDS encoding LysR family transcriptional regulator, which yields MDLELRHLRCLVAIVDAGGFTDAAAELGVSQAAVSRTLGGLEEVLGVRLLHRTSRSITPTTAGVQVLARARHLLAEADDLIREATTGHTRLRIGHAWSAMGRHTAEFQRRWAAGHPDVELYLIRTNSATGGLAEGLCDLAVVRTAFDETRFASTVVGHERRFCALASDDPWARRRSVPLADIRDRTLLIDRRTGTTTAELWPEEARPPVEHTQDIDDWLAIIASGRCVGLTPESTANQYRRDGVVFRPLRDADPIAVHLIWRRHDPHPMTHAAVALLTDLYRK from the coding sequence ATGGATCTGGAGCTGCGGCATCTGCGCTGCCTGGTCGCCATCGTCGACGCCGGCGGCTTCACCGATGCCGCCGCCGAGTTGGGTGTCTCCCAGGCGGCCGTCTCCCGCACCCTCGGCGGACTGGAGGAGGTGCTCGGGGTGCGCCTGCTGCACCGCACAAGCCGGAGCATCACGCCCACGACCGCGGGAGTACAGGTGCTCGCCCGGGCCCGGCACCTGCTCGCGGAGGCCGACGACCTCATCCGTGAGGCGACCACCGGACACACCCGGCTGCGCATCGGCCACGCCTGGTCGGCGATGGGCCGGCACACGGCGGAGTTCCAGCGCCGCTGGGCCGCCGGGCACCCCGACGTCGAGCTGTACTTGATCCGGACGAACTCCGCGACCGGCGGCCTCGCCGAGGGTCTGTGCGACCTCGCGGTCGTCCGCACGGCCTTCGACGAGACCCGTTTCGCCAGCACTGTCGTCGGTCACGAGCGCCGCTTCTGCGCCCTGGCGAGCGACGACCCGTGGGCCAGGCGGCGCTCCGTTCCCCTGGCCGACATACGGGACCGGACCCTCCTCATCGACCGGCGCACCGGCACCACCACCGCCGAACTGTGGCCCGAAGAGGCGCGCCCTCCGGTGGAGCACACCCAGGACATCGACGACTGGCTGGCCATCATCGCGTCCGGCCGCTGCGTCGGCCTCACCCCGGAGAGCACCGCCAACCAGTACCGCCGCGACGGCGTCGTGTTCCGCCCGCTGCGCGACGCCGACCCCATCGCCGTCCATCTCATCTGGCGCCGCCACGACCCGCATCCCATGACGCACGCCGCCGTGGCGCTCCTGACCGATCTCTACCGCAAGTGA